In a genomic window of Mycoplasma iguanae:
- the rplL gene encoding 50S ribosomal protein L7/L12 yields MAKLTKEAFIESLKEMNIKEVMDLVEALKEEFGIDPSAVAVAAGPAAGGEASEAKSEVKVTLKGDGGKKVNVIKAVKELLGLGLMDAKKMVDSLPVVLKENISPAEAEEMKKILEEAGAEISID; encoded by the coding sequence ATGGCTAAATTAACAAAAGAAGCTTTCATTGAAAGTTTAAAAGAAATGAACATTAAAGAAGTTATGGATTTAGTTGAAGCTCTTAAAGAAGAGTTTGGAATTGACCCTTCAGCTGTTGCTGTTGCTGCTGGACCTGCTGCAGGTGGAGAAGCTTCTGAAGCTAAATCAGAAGTTAAAGTTACTCTAAAAGGTGACGGAGGTAAAAAAGTTAACGTTATTAAAGCAGTTAAAGAATTATTAGGTCTAGGTCTAATGGATGCTAAAAAAATGGTTGACTCTTTACCAGTAGTTCTTAAAGAAAATATTTCACCAGCTGAAGCTGAAGAAATGAAAAAAATTCTTGAAGAAGCTGGAGCAGAAATTTCAATTGACTAA
- a CDS encoding TrmH family RNA methyltransferase, producing the protein MNNTLTNNKIKNYAKLKDKKYRNLWNLFIIEGQHLITEAQNSEIEILDILTSDPKMDGTLVNETIIKKISSSITPPKIIAICKKPLAKELKNKVILLDNLQDPGNVGNIIRNAKAFGFSDVIVSGVDIFNPKVIQASQGAIFQINCFNLKKSSEHFLQTKSANYQIIGSFLDLEAQQIDSLKVAEKHIIIFGNEGQGISKNLVNFIDKKIYIPIDFESLNVASAAAIILYKLRGNF; encoded by the coding sequence ATGAATAATACTTTAACTAATAACAAAATTAAAAATTATGCTAAATTAAAAGATAAAAAATATCGCAATCTCTGGAATTTATTTATTATTGAAGGACAACACTTAATTACAGAAGCTCAAAATTCAGAAATTGAAATATTAGATATTTTAACCTCTGATCCAAAAATGGATGGAACATTAGTTAATGAAACTATTATTAAAAAAATATCAAGTTCCATCACTCCTCCTAAAATTATTGCAATTTGTAAAAAACCACTTGCCAAAGAACTGAAAAATAAGGTAATTTTATTAGATAATTTACAAGATCCCGGTAATGTGGGAAATATCATACGTAATGCAAAAGCTTTTGGTTTTAGTGATGTTATAGTTTCTGGGGTGGATATTTTTAATCCTAAAGTAATACAAGCATCTCAAGGTGCCATTTTTCAAATTAACTGTTTTAATTTAAAAAAAAGTTCTGAGCATTTTTTGCAGACAAAATCAGCAAATTATCAAATTATTGGTTCTTTTTTAGATTTAGAAGCTCAACAAATAGATAGTTTAAAAGTTGCGGAGAAACATATTATAATTTTCGGAAATGAAGGACAGGGAATTTCAAAAAATTTAGTAAATTTCATTGACAAAAAAATTTATATTCCCATTGATTTTGAATCACTAAATGTGGCTTCTGCAGCTGCAATTATTTTATATAAGTTAAGAGGTAATTTTTAA
- the der gene encoding ribosome biogenesis GTPase Der has product MKNVVAIVGKPNVGKSTLFNKLIGKRLSIVHDMPGVTRDRIYQTVQWVGKQFEIIDTGGIQIENVPFQDHIKIQASIAIAEAEVIIFLVDGKKELDRDDYFIVDMLRKSGKKIIIGANKLENNIDFDPTLYSLGFDKIFSISAIHNEGLGDLLDEVVSHMNFNDEEKAEEFKLAIIGRPNAGKSTLLNSLLNENRAIVSPIAGTTRDSVTAFLEIDQLKYEIIDTAGINRKSRLIESVDHYALNRAIKSLDEADLSLIVIDATNQISHFDARLAGYAYERKKPIILIVNKWDLVQKETNTMVQYEKELRKNYKFLEWAPIIFISAINVQRLDKLRKKITDVRISLERKIRTSLLNEVIMDAQLMQPAPTLKGKKLKIYYIKQIEGKIPTFLLSVNNKDFAHFTYLRYIENQLRENFQFTGTPIELVLKNKHDK; this is encoded by the coding sequence ATGAAAAATGTCGTTGCAATAGTAGGTAAACCAAATGTTGGTAAATCTACTTTATTTAATAAATTAATTGGTAAAAGACTTTCAATTGTTCATGATATGCCCGGTGTAACTCGCGATAGAATTTATCAAACAGTGCAATGAGTAGGAAAACAATTTGAAATAATTGATACTGGTGGAATTCAAATTGAAAATGTACCTTTTCAAGATCATATTAAAATTCAGGCCTCAATTGCCATTGCAGAAGCTGAGGTAATTATTTTTTTAGTTGATGGAAAAAAAGAATTAGATCGTGATGATTATTTCATTGTTGATATGTTAAGAAAAAGTGGTAAAAAAATTATTATAGGTGCTAATAAATTAGAAAATAATATAGATTTTGATCCTACTTTATATTCTCTAGGTTTTGATAAAATTTTTTCGATTTCAGCAATTCATAACGAAGGACTTGGAGACTTATTAGATGAAGTTGTTTCTCACATGAATTTTAATGATGAAGAAAAGGCAGAAGAATTTAAACTAGCTATTATAGGAAGACCAAATGCAGGAAAATCTACATTATTAAATTCTTTATTAAATGAAAATAGAGCAATTGTTTCACCCATCGCTGGAACAACTAGAGACTCTGTTACTGCCTTTTTAGAAATTGATCAATTAAAATATGAAATAATAGATACTGCAGGAATTAACAGAAAATCACGTTTAATTGAATCAGTGGATCACTATGCTTTAAATAGAGCGATAAAATCGCTAGATGAAGCTGACCTGTCATTAATTGTAATTGATGCTACAAATCAAATTTCTCATTTTGATGCTCGTTTAGCTGGTTATGCTTATGAAAGAAAAAAACCAATCATTTTGATTGTCAATAAATGAGATTTAGTACAAAAAGAAACTAACACAATGGTACAATATGAAAAAGAACTAAGAAAAAATTACAAATTCTTAGAATGAGCTCCAATCATTTTTATTTCTGCAATCAATGTCCAAAGATTAGATAAATTAAGAAAAAAAATTACCGATGTCCGTATAAGTCTAGAAAGAAAAATTAGAACTTCATTGCTAAATGAGGTAATTATGGATGCACAACTAATGCAGCCTGCTCCTACATTAAAAGGTAAAAAACTAAAAATTTATTACATTAAACAAATCGAAGGAAAAATTCCAACTTTCTTATTATCTGTTAATAATAAAGATTTTGCACACTTTACTTATTTAAGATATATTGAAAATCAATTGCGTGAAAATTTTCAATTTACAGGAACTCCCATCGAGTTAGTGTTGAAAAATAAACATGATAAATAA
- the cmk gene encoding (d)CMP kinase has translation MKKINIAIDGPSGAGKSTIAKMLAKNLNYFFVNTGSLYRGLAYFLHKNKIDLKNETLIEQQLEKINLTFDMEERIFVNGLNLTKELRSDEVSLNASQIAQYSKVREKIVEVLKKFVSENSGIIMDGRDTTFVIMPEAELKIFLWASPEERAKRRVIQNKTLGYEEDYFQVLKEIKDRDFTDMNRKTNPLHKTEDAILIDSTNLTETEVFQEILALAKKKCME, from the coding sequence ATGAAAAAAATTAATATAGCAATTGATGGACCTTCAGGTGCCGGTAAATCTACCATTGCAAAAATGCTAGCTAAAAATTTAAATTACTTTTTTGTTAATACAGGTTCACTTTATCGTGGTCTTGCATATTTTTTACACAAAAATAAAATTGACCTCAAAAATGAAACACTAATTGAGCAACAACTAGAAAAAATAAATCTAACTTTCGACATGGAAGAAAGAATTTTTGTTAATGGCTTAAATTTAACAAAAGAATTAAGAAGTGATGAAGTATCTTTAAACGCATCTCAAATTGCACAATATTCAAAAGTGCGTGAAAAAATTGTTGAAGTTTTAAAAAAATTCGTTTCAGAAAATTCTGGGATTATCATGGATGGAAGAGATACTACTTTCGTAATTATGCCTGAAGCAGAGTTAAAAATTTTTCTTTGAGCTTCACCAGAAGAAAGAGCAAAAAGAAGAGTAATACAAAATAAAACTTTAGGTTATGAAGAAGATTATTTTCAAGTTTTAAAAGAGATTAAAGATCGTGATTTTACTGACATGAACAGAAAAACCAATCCACTTCACAAAACAGAAGATGCTATATTAATTGATTCAACAAATTTAACTGAAACAGAAGTTTTTCAAGAAATTTTAGCTTTAGCTAAAAAGAAATGTATGGAATAA
- a CDS encoding MAGa3780 family membrane protein: MGVTILTVVALALILAVFKIDTNVDDRQDNVARDRYNLVQIFKFGSPFLYFTTLSNLALGLALTLFGLNYKKNGNKFFNFLFLSTSWMGITFWVYWFLISWVSIGMWKTEPLSGLLSVLLHGINPIAGFVALYLLRHYCKISYKAIWLATLLFCMYGILTVIFYFGADWLKGRPLVFYAFLDYKRPFFYSGGNIWVTLILNIILISSFIGIPLLSAKLIIRIMRIKISDGEKKRGLIKKWKSKWKKQ, encoded by the coding sequence ATGGGAGTTACTATTTTAACAGTAGTAGCCTTAGCACTTATTTTAGCTGTTTTTAAAATAGATACAAATGTTGATGATAGACAAGATAATGTTGCCAGAGACAGGTATAATCTTGTGCAAATTTTTAAATTCGGTTCACCTTTTCTATATTTTACAACTCTTTCTAATTTAGCTTTAGGTCTTGCCTTAACACTTTTTGGTTTGAATTATAAAAAAAACGGTAATAAATTTTTTAACTTTTTATTTTTATCTACTTCATGAATGGGAATTACTTTCTGAGTTTACTGATTTTTAATTTCATGAGTTAGTATAGGAATGTGAAAAACAGAACCCTTATCTGGACTTTTATCTGTTTTACTTCATGGAATTAATCCAATTGCTGGTTTTGTTGCTTTGTATTTATTAAGACACTACTGTAAAATCTCTTACAAAGCAATATGATTAGCTACGCTTTTATTTTGTATGTACGGAATATTAACTGTGATATTTTATTTTGGTGCTGACTGATTAAAAGGTCGCCCGCTTGTATTTTATGCTTTTCTAGATTATAAAAGACCATTTTTTTACTCAGGTGGTAATATTTGAGTGACATTAATATTAAATATAATTTTAATTTCTTCTTTTATAGGTATTCCGCTATTATCTGCAAAATTAATTATTAGAATCATGAGAATTAAAATTTCTGATGGTGAAAAAAAGCGGGGATTAATCAAAAAATGAAAATCCAAATGAAAAAAACAGTAG
- the rplJ gene encoding 50S ribosomal protein L10, with protein MSISSLRKAKEKKVVEISSILKNASSLVIAEYRGLKVSEIEALRQELKNNGTKAKVYKNRLVKLAVDQQKDLEKLKSFLIGPNIFVFGAEDDLAPAKIVAKFAKKHPHIVIKGGIYENAVVNAEEVQKIATLPSYEEALTILASSLLSPIRQIGVGLKMLVDENKILEN; from the coding sequence ATGAGTATTAGTTCATTAAGAAAAGCAAAAGAAAAAAAAGTTGTTGAAATTTCTTCAATTCTAAAAAATGCATCTTCATTAGTAATTGCTGAATATCGTGGATTAAAAGTTTCAGAAATTGAAGCTTTAAGACAAGAATTAAAAAACAACGGAACAAAAGCTAAAGTTTATAAAAATAGACTTGTAAAACTTGCGGTTGATCAACAAAAAGATTTAGAGAAACTTAAAAGTTTTCTTATAGGGCCAAATATTTTTGTTTTTGGTGCTGAAGATGATTTAGCTCCTGCTAAAATAGTTGCTAAATTTGCTAAAAAACATCCACACATAGTGATCAAAGGTGGAATTTATGAAAATGCAGTTGTAAATGCTGAAGAAGTTCAAAAAATTGCGACCTTACCTTCATATGAAGAAGCATTGACAATTCTTGCATCTTCATTACTAAGTCCAATAAGACAAATTGGAGTTGGTCTTAAAATGTTAGTTGATGAAAATAAAATTTTAGAAAACTAA
- a CDS encoding DivIVA domain-containing protein translates to MLKEEIETIIEQIIDKKFPAVINGYNPLDVDQFLDTITLKIERILLKQVELEKENEQKTQLINKLENKNKILTIEIENLKAQTKWKKQ, encoded by the coding sequence ATGTTAAAAGAAGAAATAGAAACAATCATAGAACAAATTATAGATAAAAAATTTCCTGCTGTAATTAATGGTTATAATCCCTTAGATGTGGATCAATTTTTAGATACAATTACTTTAAAAATTGAAAGAATTTTATTAAAACAAGTTGAATTAGAAAAAGAAAATGAACAAAAAACTCAATTAATAAATAAATTAGAAAATAAAAATAAAATTTTAACCATTGAAATAGAAAATTTAAAAGCACAAACCAAATGAAAAAAACAGTAA
- the ruvB gene encoding Holliday junction branch migration DNA helicase RuvB, translating into MQENLELRPKSFEEFIGQEKIIKSLKVLIHSANKRKKTIDHILFNGPPGLGKTTLANLVAQENKGNIKFAQGSLIEKKSDILAIFASLKSKDILFIDEIHSINKNVEELIYSAMEEGVVDIPFGVEGEKKIIRMKLPDFSIIGATTKFHNISKPLKDRFGYIANLINYNNDEILKILQRSSKILNIEISNEFLSEIANKNLLIPRKANNTLKRVRDFALFYKTNIVTKEILKETFESLGLYQYGLSNQHIIYLNLLASEYEEKWVSIDTIANNLSILKTNLQENIEPLLIKNSLIDRGSRGRKITTKGIKYILNYIRNKN; encoded by the coding sequence ATGCAAGAGAATTTAGAACTTAGACCTAAAAGTTTTGAAGAGTTTATTGGTCAAGAAAAGATAATTAAAAGTTTAAAAGTATTAATTCACTCAGCAAATAAGCGAAAAAAGACAATAGATCACATTCTTTTTAATGGACCACCAGGTTTAGGAAAAACTACCCTGGCAAATTTAGTTGCTCAAGAAAATAAAGGTAATATTAAATTTGCTCAAGGTTCTTTAATTGAGAAAAAATCCGATATCCTAGCTATTTTTGCATCCTTAAAAAGTAAGGATATTTTATTTATAGATGAAATTCATTCTATAAATAAGAATGTTGAAGAACTAATTTATTCTGCAATGGAAGAAGGGGTTGTAGACATCCCTTTTGGTGTGGAAGGTGAGAAAAAAATAATAAGAATGAAATTACCTGATTTTTCTATTATTGGGGCGACAACAAAATTTCATAATATATCTAAACCATTAAAGGATAGATTTGGTTATATCGCAAATTTAATCAATTATAACAATGATGAAATCTTGAAAATTTTACAAAGAAGTTCAAAAATTTTAAATATTGAAATCAGTAATGAATTTTTAAGTGAAATTGCTAATAAAAATTTATTAATTCCAAGAAAGGCGAACAATACTTTAAAAAGAGTACGTGATTTTGCTCTATTTTACAAAACAAATATTGTTACTAAAGAAATCTTGAAAGAAACATTTGAAAGTTTAGGTTTATATCAATATGGTTTATCGAATCAACACATTATTTATTTAAATTTATTAGCAAGCGAATATGAAGAAAAATGAGTTTCAATTGATACAATTGCTAATAATTTATCAATATTAAAAACTAATTTACAGGAAAATATCGAGCCACTTTTGATAAAAAATAGCTTAATAGATAGAGGATCTAGAGGTAGAAAAATCACTACTAAAGGTATTAAATATATCCTCAATTACATTAGAAACAAAAATTAA
- the ruvA gene encoding Holliday junction branch migration protein RuvA: MEIYKQGKIVHKNKNYLILDSNYTGWLIYVALIDRFQKEEYRKIYIYKHENDYAKTLYGFDSFKEKILFEDLISIAGIGPKIAMSILENNWENIVKIIASGDWNKLSQFNYVSVKSAKQIIVEFQQKYEKFLKNENVNLIKLDEKNIKIMGELEITLKTLGFSKKQIDYAINKVQVDQNVEIMIENAIKLISDAREFRT; the protein is encoded by the coding sequence ATGGAAATTTACAAACAAGGAAAAATTGTTCATAAGAATAAAAATTATTTAATTTTGGATTCAAACTACACAGGATGATTAATTTATGTTGCATTAATTGATAGATTTCAAAAAGAAGAATATAGAAAAATTTATATTTATAAACATGAAAATGACTACGCAAAAACTCTTTATGGTTTTGATTCATTTAAAGAAAAAATTCTTTTTGAAGATTTAATATCAATTGCAGGTATTGGGCCTAAAATAGCAATGTCAATTCTAGAAAACAACTGAGAAAATATAGTAAAAATTATTGCTAGTGGTGATTGAAATAAATTATCACAATTTAATTATGTTAGTGTTAAAAGCGCAAAACAAATTATTGTAGAGTTTCAACAAAAATATGAAAAGTTTTTAAAGAATGAAAATGTCAATCTGATTAAATTAGATGAAAAAAATATAAAAATTATGGGAGAATTAGAAATTACTTTAAAAACATTGGGTTTTTCTAAAAAACAAATTGATTATGCAATAAATAAAGTACAAGTAGATCAAAATGTTGAAATAATGATAGAAAATGCTATAAAACTAATTTCTGATGCAAGAGAATTTAGAACTTAG
- a CDS encoding tRNA (cytidine(34)-2'-O)-methyltransferase — MINIVLYQPEISPNTGNIIRTCFALGARLHIIKPIAFDLHPHWLKRPAAGRLLSDIEHEVHENYHAFEKKYGHNKIYYLTRYGYINYSDINFADKKPEEEIFLFFGTESTGIPKYILQKSLDTCLRIPMTAQSRSINLANAVVVLGYEVSKQLGFAGLAKYETQKGKDFIIKNE; from the coding sequence ATGATTAACATTGTTTTATATCAACCTGAAATTAGTCCTAATACAGGAAACATCATTCGAACATGCTTTGCTTTAGGTGCTCGTTTACACATTATTAAACCAATTGCTTTTGATTTACATCCTCATTGATTAAAAAGGCCTGCAGCTGGTAGATTACTTTCTGACATCGAGCATGAAGTGCATGAAAACTATCATGCTTTTGAAAAAAAATATGGTCATAATAAAATTTATTATTTAACCAGATATGGTTATATAAATTACAGTGATATTAATTTTGCGGACAAAAAACCTGAAGAAGAAATATTCTTATTTTTTGGTACAGAATCTACAGGAATTCCAAAATACATTTTACAAAAATCTTTAGATACTTGTTTAAGAATTCCTATGACTGCTCAATCCAGATCTATTAATTTAGCAAATGCAGTAGTAGTTTTAGGATATGAAGTATCCAAACAATTAGGTTTTGCTGGATTAGCAAAATATGAAACACAAAAAGGTAAAGATTTTATTATAAAAAATGAATAA
- the pepF gene encoding oligoendopeptidase F yields the protein MKIYKKYDEIPERYRFDLDDLLKGQTIEELIEKWEKIRREINEVKDSKYDSSDAFLDYLKKEAEAEVLFNRIYNYISNNLNTNVVSPKFNSLYQIIFNKNAELEREAGSEINRIYKNAKKLKEWTKLKEFAVYKKNILDILESKKFALKPEVEEYLNSTSSGRPSLSNVFGIISDSETDYGFATDSKGKQHKITDGNFIKLLSSKDQNLRKSAYINYYKGQYKHRQSLTSLLLAHFKRISVDAKARKYHSAVQSLTWNDRVDDNLLTTIYTNVQDNMSLIHKFYETKAQFFTKKFGKKPQKWDHQLKLFNVKDTYKIEEAQKLVQEALKPLGKEYSSVVENAFKQRWVDYVNVENKRSGAYSIGASYGIDKIYILMNYDYTIKSVSTLAHEMGHSLHSYYSNKNQPQELSQYPIFLAEIASVFNQLMLMDYLLQNNKSDKLRFLLLEEAMTEFVGTIIRQIQWSNYEYELYSAMDKELPLNSFEDVEQLYERVIKKYLTNKDQQKLEKAKNKYENIRAVNVPHFYYSFYVYKYAVGYIAANAFFQKYKMHGKTALDDYINNFLSAGSSDWPVEILKKAGIDLYDKNIYQLAFGNFKSMLDEYISLGKKLFKNKK from the coding sequence ATGAAAATATACAAAAAATATGATGAAATTCCAGAAAGATACCGTTTCGATCTTGATGATCTTTTAAAAGGACAAACAATTGAAGAACTTATTGAAAAATGAGAAAAAATACGTAGAGAAATTAATGAAGTAAAAGACAGTAAATACGATTCAAGTGACGCCTTTTTAGATTATCTAAAAAAAGAAGCAGAAGCAGAAGTTTTATTTAATAGAATTTATAACTATATTTCAAATAACTTAAATACTAATGTTGTCAGTCCAAAATTTAATAGCTTATACCAAATAATTTTTAATAAAAATGCTGAACTAGAACGTGAAGCAGGTAGTGAAATTAACAGGATCTACAAAAATGCTAAAAAACTTAAAGAATGAACAAAATTAAAAGAATTTGCAGTATACAAAAAAAATATTTTAGATATTTTAGAATCTAAAAAGTTTGCTTTAAAACCTGAAGTTGAGGAATATTTAAATTCAACTTCTAGTGGTAGACCATCACTTTCGAATGTCTTTGGAATTATTTCTGACTCTGAAACTGACTATGGTTTTGCTACTGATTCTAAAGGAAAACAACATAAAATAACTGATGGAAATTTTATAAAACTTTTAAGTTCAAAAGATCAAAATTTAAGAAAAAGTGCTTATATAAATTACTATAAAGGACAATATAAACACAGACAATCTTTAACAAGCTTGCTATTAGCTCATTTTAAAAGAATTTCTGTTGATGCCAAAGCTAGAAAATATCATTCAGCGGTTCAATCTTTAACTTGAAATGATAGAGTTGATGATAATTTATTAACTACAATTTATACTAATGTGCAAGATAATATGTCCTTAATTCATAAATTTTATGAAACAAAAGCTCAATTTTTTACTAAAAAATTTGGTAAAAAACCTCAAAAATGAGATCATCAATTAAAGCTTTTTAATGTTAAAGATACATATAAAATAGAAGAAGCTCAAAAATTGGTCCAAGAAGCTTTAAAACCTTTAGGAAAAGAATATTCTTCCGTTGTAGAAAATGCTTTTAAACAAAGATGAGTTGATTATGTTAATGTTGAAAATAAACGTAGTGGAGCTTACTCAATTGGAGCAAGTTATGGAATTGATAAAATTTATATTTTAATGAACTATGACTACACAATTAAATCAGTTTCAACTTTAGCACACGAAATGGGACACTCACTACATTCATATTATTCAAATAAAAATCAGCCTCAAGAATTGTCACAATATCCTATTTTCTTAGCTGAAATTGCTTCTGTATTTAACCAATTGATGCTAATGGATTATTTACTGCAAAATAATAAATCTGACAAATTAAGATTTTTACTTTTAGAAGAAGCTATGACAGAATTTGTAGGGACAATTATACGACAAATTCAATGATCTAATTATGAATATGAATTATATTCAGCAATGGATAAAGAGTTGCCTTTAAATTCATTTGAAGATGTTGAGCAACTTTATGAACGTGTAATTAAAAAATACTTGACAAATAAAGACCAACAAAAATTAGAAAAAGCAAAAAATAAATACGAAAATATTCGCGCTGTTAATGTACCACACTTCTATTATTCATTCTACGTTTATAAATATGCAGTTGGATATATTGCCGCCAATGCTTTCTTTCAAAAATATAAAATGCATGGTAAAACAGCTTTAGATGATTACATCAACAACTTTTTATCAGCTGGATCAAGTGATTGACCTGTAGAGATTCTAAAAAAAGCTGGAATTGATTTATATGATAAAAATATTTATCAACTTGCATTTGGGAACTTCAAATCTATGCTTGATGAGTATATTAGTTTAGGTAAAAAGCTTTTTAAAAATAAAAAATAA
- a CDS encoding inorganic diphosphatase, which produces MSKIVEVNIEISKNSNIKYEFNRAKNKIVVDRILRDGFRYPANYGYLQEALDWDGDELDVLVYSDETFMPGTALKARIIGAMKMIDDGETDTKLIAVHEDDYRLANINSLEDLPKSWLDEVEKFFSTYKNWKREGITTVSGFEGIEWAIKEYEECVELMSEYGTIPKKEFIEKMMQLHPDKYQA; this is translated from the coding sequence ATGTCAAAAATAGTTGAAGTTAATATTGAAATTTCAAAAAATTCAAATATTAAATACGAATTTAATCGTGCAAAAAATAAAATTGTTGTAGACCGTATTTTAAGGGATGGATTTAGATATCCTGCAAACTATGGATATTTACAAGAAGCTTTAGATTGAGATGGAGATGAGCTAGATGTTTTGGTTTATTCTGATGAAACTTTCATGCCAGGAACAGCACTAAAAGCTAGAATTATTGGAGCTATGAAGATGATTGATGATGGTGAAACTGATACTAAATTAATTGCAGTTCACGAAGATGATTATCGTTTAGCAAACATCAATTCTTTGGAAGATTTACCAAAAAGTTGATTAGATGAAGTAGAAAAATTCTTCTCCACATATAAAAACTGAAAACGTGAAGGAATCACCACTGTTTCAGGATTTGAGGGAATTGAATGAGCAATCAAAGAATATGAAGAATGTGTTGAATTAATGTCAGAATATGGAACCATACCAAAAAAAGAATTTATTGAAAAAATGATGCAACTGCATCCAGATAAATATCAAGCTTAA
- the asnA gene encoding aspartate--ammonia ligase, which produces MYKSKLSIKETQKAIEKIKQDFPKILSLKLNLTRVSAPLFVEPSTGLNDGLNGEKAVKFEAKGIQKELEIVHSLAKWKRYALAKYNFQPGEGLYADMNAIRREEDLSKFHSFYVDQWDWEKNILREKRTEAYLEKTVKKIYESFKELELDIIQRFPAISKKLPEDITFIDSQDLEDLYPQLTPEEREVAYAKEKKAIFIKRVGYKLKSGKVQSSRAVDYDDWTLNGDIIVYHPILNTAVELSSMGIRVDSKALITQSQKPAEELKSLSPFHKELVEETLPFSIGGGIGQSRLCLFLLEKAHIGEVQVSYWTEEEIKRAEKQGINLL; this is translated from the coding sequence ATGTACAAATCGAAATTATCAATTAAAGAAACACAAAAAGCAATAGAAAAAATCAAACAAGATTTTCCAAAAATTTTATCTTTAAAGTTAAATTTAACAAGAGTTAGTGCGCCATTATTTGTAGAACCTTCAACAGGGTTAAATGATGGATTAAATGGAGAAAAAGCTGTTAAATTTGAAGCTAAAGGAATCCAAAAAGAATTAGAAATTGTTCACTCATTAGCAAAATGGAAAAGATATGCATTAGCTAAATATAATTTTCAACCAGGTGAAGGTTTATATGCTGATATGAATGCCATCAGAAGAGAAGAAGATTTATCTAAGTTTCATTCATTTTATGTAGATCAATGAGATTGAGAAAAAAATATTTTAAGAGAAAAGAGAACAGAAGCATATCTAGAAAAAACAGTTAAAAAAATTTATGAGTCATTTAAAGAACTAGAATTAGATATCATTCAAAGATTTCCTGCAATTAGCAAAAAATTACCTGAAGATATTACTTTTATTGATTCTCAAGATCTAGAAGATTTATATCCCCAATTAACCCCTGAAGAAAGGGAAGTTGCTTATGCAAAAGAAAAAAAGGCAATTTTTATTAAAAGAGTGGGTTATAAATTAAAATCAGGAAAAGTTCAATCATCTAGAGCAGTAGATTATGATGATTGAACTTTAAATGGAGATATTATTGTTTATCATCCTATTTTAAATACAGCTGTTGAATTATCATCAATGGGAATTAGAGTAGATTCAAAAGCTTTAATTACTCAAAGTCAAAAACCAGCCGAAGAATTGAAGTCACTTTCACCTTTTCATAAAGAATTAGTGGAAGAAACTTTACCTTTTTCAATTGGTGGAGGTATTGGTCAAAGTAGATTATGCTTATTCTTATTAGAAAAGGCTCATATTGGTGAAGTGCAAGTGAGTTATTGAACAGAAGAAGAAATTAAAAGAGCAGAAAAACAAGGAATTAATTTACTTTAA